The genome window CCAGTCGTTCGACCTCGTGATCCTCGATCTGATGCTGCCCGGCCGGGACGGGTTCGAGATTCTCAACGGGATACGGCAGCGTGGCATCGAGACGCCCGTGCTGATCCTCACGGCCCGCGACACCGTCGGGGATCGCGTCGCGGGGTTGGACGGTGGTGCGGACGACTACCTCGTGAAGCCGTTTGCCTTCGCCGAGTTGCTGGCCCGGGTCCGTGCGCTGTTGCGCCGGAGCCACAGCGACAAGGTCGTGCGCCTGAAGGCCGCCGACCTGGAGATCGACACCGCGACCCGGGAGGCGTCCCGAGGAGGCCACGCGCTCACGCTCACCGGGCGGGAGTTCGAGCTCCTCGAGTACCTGGTCCGCCACAAGGGCGTCATCGTGTCCCGGGAGATGCTCGCGCGCGACGTCTGGAAGGAGCCGGATCGCGGGACTCCGCTCGACAACGTGATCGACGTGCACGTCACCCACCTGCGCAAGAAGGTGGACGTCGGGTTCGACGTGAAGCTGC of Vicinamibacterales bacterium contains these proteins:
- a CDS encoding response regulator transcription factor, giving the protein QSFDLVILDLMLPGRDGFEILNGIRQRGIETPVLILTARDTVGDRVAGLDGGADDYLVKPFAFAELLARVRALLRRSHSDKVVRLKAADLEIDTATREASRGGHALTLTGREFELLEYLVRHKGVIVSREMLARDVWKEPDRGTPLDNVIDVHVTHLRKKVDVGFDVKLLHTVRGVGFVLKEGGQ